The Rhizobium leguminosarum genome includes a region encoding these proteins:
- a CDS encoding HNH endonuclease, with translation MGLGVFIHRSDSIYDDSPAEQYQFPSQYLHRVQACVGDWIIYYEPRKVSETRGYFAVAKVQQVIRDPNTSGMYLALIEPGSYLDFVHPVPFSGADGVVERGVLNAEGRISGRAQSAVRPISPDDFSRIVALGLDDREPLLPRVDASASPPGFEEEQAPFQFEQSRDRVSYIASRIVRDRVFRQVVLSAYDKRCAITGLKLINGGGRAEVDAAHIRPVEANGPDIVSNGIALSGTAHWMFDRGLIGLTDNLEILISRQVNDPDAVRGFINKTGRALVPRRVFERPHAHFLQWHREHCFKQ, from the coding sequence ATGGGATTAGGGGTTTTCATCCACCGCTCAGATTCGATCTATGACGACAGCCCGGCGGAGCAATATCAGTTTCCCAGCCAGTATCTCCATCGTGTCCAAGCATGCGTCGGCGACTGGATCATTTACTACGAGCCTCGAAAGGTCTCCGAGACTCGAGGTTATTTTGCCGTCGCGAAGGTGCAGCAAGTCATTCGAGATCCCAACACATCGGGCATGTATCTGGCGCTGATCGAACCTGGAAGTTATCTCGACTTCGTCCACCCAGTTCCCTTCAGCGGTGCCGACGGTGTCGTCGAGCGCGGTGTACTAAACGCGGAAGGTCGGATTTCCGGCCGCGCGCAGTCGGCGGTTCGCCCAATCTCCCCAGACGACTTCAGCCGTATTGTTGCGCTGGGCCTCGATGATCGCGAACCATTGTTGCCACGCGTCGATGCGAGCGCATCGCCTCCAGGCTTTGAGGAAGAGCAAGCGCCTTTCCAATTCGAACAGAGCCGCGACCGGGTGAGCTATATCGCGTCCCGAATCGTGCGAGATCGCGTCTTTCGCCAAGTCGTTTTGAGTGCCTATGATAAGCGCTGCGCAATTACCGGGCTCAAGTTGATCAATGGCGGAGGGCGGGCAGAAGTCGATGCGGCGCATATCCGACCGGTCGAGGCGAACGGTCCCGATATCGTCAGCAATGGAATTGCTCTATCCGGCACGGCCCATTGGATGTTCGATCGAGGATTGATTGGTCTGACCGACAATCTGGAAATTCTGATTTCACGACAGGTCAATGATCCCGATGCGGTACGGGGTTTTATTAACAAGACTGGTCGCGCGCTCGTACCCCGGCGAGTATTTGAACGACCGCATGCGCATTTCCTGCAATGGCACCGCGAACACTGCTTCAAGCAATAA